TCCTGGAATGGTCCAGCTGGAATCTGGACCTGAACCCAGTAGAGCATATCTAGAGAGATCTGAAAATGGCTGTGCACTGACATTCACCATTCAGTCCGGTGGAGCTTGAAGGATTCACCTGAGAAGAAACTCCCCAAAGAAAGGTATGCTGAGCTTGTGGGATCATTTCCAAAAAGACTTGAGGCTGCCAAGCTAGAGCTGCTTTCAACAAATACTACGTGAAAGGTCAGAATACTTGTGGAAATGGGTTATTTTAGTCTTTTATCATTAAGAAATCTGTATTTGCTTTCTAATTTCTAAGAGTATTGTGTGTAGATTGATGAGGAAACTGCCTGTTTTAATCTACATGAGCACTTCATCGTTTTATCTAATGTTCTGACTTGGGATCAGCTTTCCCATCAACTTCCTTAACCGGGAACATTACAATACTGAGTGACTCTTGACTGTACTATTTTTATAGTTATCCCTCCAACATGTCTCACATGAGCATGGGGAGGATGGGAAAAACTTGTAAAAGTAGCTCAGTCTCTGCCCTTTGGACTCAGGAGGAAATTCTTATAATAATTACTGACAACAATTCAGTTAGAGCCAAGTAAACCTGCAatagcacacgcacacacaaatcatcATAAAAGCAGCAGCTTCCTAGTTTGACCAGTGCAGTTTATCAgtttttaactctctgctgccacctgctgtagaCTACAGTGTCCTCCAGTACAGTCATATAGACCAGTGGGGATTAGGTTTCACTaattgtttgtgtctctgcaggatttGGTGGACTGGCGGAAGCCCCTGGCTTTGCAGGTGGGCCACCTTGGAGAGAAATACGACGCATGGGTTCACCAGCCAGTCGACAGACCAATCAGACTGTTTGGAAATCCCTTCCTGGAGGCCATCACTAAGACTTCCTGGTAATGCATTAGACTCTTTGATATACCTCTTATATTATTGAAGAAATGTGACAAGATAAAGTGGAAAATGTTGCATTTCTggtatacagtatgtacatggTTAGTATGATCTGTTTTCACTGGATAtaacagacatgcacacattgCTTTACCTCTTTGTGCATCCCTGAAGTTTCCACATATGAATGTCTGTGATTCCCACTTGCACCCCCATTGGTGTGAATCTGTTTACTGCCTCCCACTAACCTGAGTCAGTTGTTTCACCTCATGCTGGCATTAACAGTTCATGAaaactggtaaaaaaaaaaaataaaaatttaatgTTCAACTTTTGGTAGGAACATGAAAGCAAATCTGGCTAAACCAACTGCAAAAAAGAACCAAACCCTGGGGGTACATGAGACACAAAGTGATTGGGAGCCGCTACATTAACACATACAGTTGTTAGCAAACACTGAGCATATTTTAACACTGAGAAGAGCTGTTCAACCCTAATTCACTTTCCTGCAGTTCTATACAGTGTCAAGTTCAACAGGCAGGTGcgctggagcagctggtggttTTGGCGCCTCGCTGAAGAGCAGCTTCAGAGTTGTTATTACAGGAGCACAGAagatttgtttttccacttcacCCACTTTGGCTGTTCAAGCTAGACTGAGGTTCCTGCTCCTCTGACCATTAGTCTTAATCCAGCTCAAGTTGATATggtagaaaaaacaaagaagacagagaggacattGACCGTATTGCTACACGTGTTCTCTTGCTACAGGTACTGGGTTCCAGTGGTGTGGCTtcccattgtgttttatttcagttgGCACTGCTACACCACCCTGGCAAAGGGCACCACCAAGATAGTCCTCActtcaggtaacacacacacacacacacacacacacacacacacacacacacacacacacacacacacacacacacgcacacgtgccTGCCTGCACACATAAGCAGTCTTACACGctagttagcaaatgttagcatggaCAGTCTTACACGCTCTCATTTAGACATCCAAATCCTCATTATGCACACACAGCGACACAATACACCATGTTtgctttcatcattttcatctcaatgtgtgtgtgtgtatgtatttatatatagcTATATGtgtcatatctgtgtgtgtgtgtgtttgttcgcAGACTTTTCTATCCCGCTCCATAAGTACGTTTTCCCACCGCTCTTTTTGTTGGGCTGGTTCTTGTGGTCGTTCCTCGAGTACTGCATCCATCGCTTTGTCTTTCACATGAAACCACCTGCCCATAACTACTACCTCATCAcgcttcacttcctgctgcacgGACAACACCACAAGGTACAAACACACCTTTCCACTGAGGCTGAGGGTCGGCCCGGTCTCATGATCATAAAATTGCTTTAGTCATGAGGCTTATTTTATTATGTTGTCCTTTTGTGGCACATAACAGAAGTAATCGTTAACAAAGGATTTTATATGGCTGCTAACTTTTCTGGTCTGACTACATTAATTTTGAATAGCTGTAATGAATTTAAACTTTTTAACCTCTCAGCAGCTGTCGGCATGCGTTCACatcctgtttcagtgtgtgacacAAACTTGTTTCTCCACAGTCTCCGTTTGACGGCTCTCGACTGGTCTTCCCCCCCAGCCTGGCCTCCTTAGTGGTGGGAAGTATCTATGTAATCCTCTGCAACGTGTTTCCAGAAATCGTCGGGATGTGCTTGTTTACCGGGGGTCTGTGTGGCTATGTCGTGTACGATATGATCCACTACTACCTTCATTACGGCTCGCCAAAGAGAGGCTCGTATATGTACGGCCTGAAGGCCTACCACGTCAAGCACCACTTTGAGCACCAGAGAGCAGGTGAGCACCGAAAACCTGAAGTTTCCAAGAAAGATCTGATTTGATTTTGGGGGTTCGATCCTCCCCGCTCTGTTTCTCTTGATCTATGTGATGTAATCTGTATTTCTCTCTCCAGGTTTTGGAATCACCTCCACGTTCTGGGACCACCCCTTCAACACAGTCATCCCAGATGAGAAATTCTAACACAAAAATGGCTCTCATGAAGGGCCACAGGACTAATCAACCCCCCTCTTAGCAAGCGGCCCTCATGATATAATCACCCCAGCACCCTTAGTCGAATCTCTGCAGCAATAGCTTTTTACAATTAAGCAGGAAATTCCACCTCTGAGGATCCATATACCATAACGCTTATCGACCTCCTTTTTGATTTCAGCCAGCAACACATTCTTTGCCAGCACTTGCTTATCTGGGTATATATGTTTCCCCACTGTGATCATTTCTGCACAGTTGCGAGGCCTTTCTGTGCCATTTTTATAACCAAAACCAACATCTGTTGCTGCGATCTTCCCTGCGCTGACCTCACCAGCCAAATCATCACCCGATAGCCATTGACAGCATCACAGTGTCCAGCCAGAGGAGGGccatggagagaaagagggacacacatgaacagagaCACGTCAGCATGTACACACCTCACATCTATTTTGTTTGTTATAGTGTACTATAACAAACTGTAGCGCACGTTCACAATTCACAGAAGAAACTAATAATCAAAATGCTCTTTTCCTGGTTCGTAAACATTCGCCAACAACGCAACATCCACAAtggaaatgcacacacacatacatgcccACGCTGACCCAGATTCCCTCAGAATGGGAGAGAGGGAACAGGAAGTGATAGATGGTAGGTGAATGTGGAAGACTGAGAAGGAAGGGAATGCGACGAAGTGAAAGAAGGTGTGTGAGAGAACGAGTGTAGAGACTTGAATGAGAGAGAACCCCCGACCTGGTGAACAAACTCAGGAAAACACCTCTTTATCCTTCCTGCACGTTATCTGCAGCTTGAACTCTCCCCATCACGATCGCAGCTCTGTTTGCCGGCTTACTGACCGACTGCAGCCAcgaacacaaaacatttttcagataTTAGAATGTGCTGAGATTCATTAAAAAGCTTAGATTTAACTTATTGTCGGCGCAGAATGTGCTAAAGCTATGTACTGTCGACGTCGTGTAAAGCAATGTTCAAAACCACTGTGGAGATATATTTTTGCGAATCTGTTGTAATAtgtcctctgttttcttttgtcattaATAATACAACAAAGATGTAGAAAAAGATATTTTGTAAGATGCTTTGTACAGAAGACATTCAGCTTTACGTTGTCAGAGTGAGCagatgttttattctttttattactgattaaacaataagaaaacagtgaatttcGGTGTAAAGATGGATAAATGATTGTGTTGTCGTGGTGACAGAGGGATGCAGCTGAGGCATGAGGACGGCCTATCAGACTTCCTGCTGTGGGGATCTCAGGGTCAAAGATCACACGTGACAAGAGGGGATTTATTTTCTCcagaaaaatgctttttcaaAATTGATTGGGCTTTCAACACAGATTCAGCAAAAATGGGGTCTCTGGAAGGTCTCTCAGGATCCACCTTCAGGCCCTGCAGATCCCCGCAGGATGACGATGGTCAAACCATCGTCACAGCAGGAGCTCTTGATAGTGACTGACGGATCA
This sequence is a window from Chaetodon trifascialis isolate fChaTrf1 chromosome 10, fChaTrf1.hap1, whole genome shotgun sequence. Protein-coding genes within it:
- the fa2h gene encoding fatty acid 2-hydroxylase; protein product: MSPSTSPRFFTAREVARHCTKDSCWVLLGTRVYDVTAFLRMHPGGEALILGRSGKDLSPDMEGPPHRHSENARRWMEQYYIGELKRDSGTDEAQTVRDRRKTNEQTEGTTAEETTDKKMEEEDEDSPFNRCSSVDLDKDLVDWRKPLALQVGHLGEKYDAWVHQPVDRPIRLFGNPFLEAITKTSWYWVPVVWLPIVFYFSWHCYTTLAKGTTKIVLTSDFSIPLHKYVFPPLFLLGWFLWSFLEYCIHRFVFHMKPPAHNYYLITLHFLLHGQHHKSPFDGSRLVFPPSLASLVVGSIYVILCNVFPEIVGMCLFTGGLCGYVVYDMIHYYLHYGSPKRGSYMYGLKAYHVKHHFEHQRAGFGITSTFWDHPFNTVIPDEKF